The Immundisolibacter cernigliae genome has a window encoding:
- a CDS encoding monovalent cation/H+ antiporter subunit A: MTLLAAALLPWLGAALLFGQRNDARDRCAWLAGAVVALAIAALVASVPAVAGGDIVRVSWPWLPTLGVNFGFRLDGLALMFAGLVLGIGLVIVLYARYYLAEGEPIARFYGLLLTFMGAMQGMVLADNLILLVVFWELTGLSSFLLIGFWSQRADARQGARMALAITGGGGLALLAGVVLIGSAVGSYDLDAVLAAGPALHAHPYYLPALVLVLLGAFTKSAQFPFHFWLPQAMAAPTPVSAYLHSATLVKAGVFLLARLYPALGGSDAWFYLVSAAGVATLLLGAVLALFQHDIKGLLAYSTISHLGLITLLFGLDRPLAMVAGVFHIVNHATFKASLFMAAGIIDHESGSRDMRRLHGLYRYMPHTATLAMTAAAAMAGVPLLNGFLSKEMFFAETLLLGERGALAWALPAVATLAGLFSVAYSVRFIHDVFFNGTAVDLPRTPHEPPRWMRVPVELLVLVCLLVGVLPGLTVAPLLHLAAGAAYGGELPPYSLGVWHGLNLPLLMSVLALVGGVAVYVGLHRWVDMHTLELTAYSGKAAFERLLAWLLAGAGRVTRWIDDGRLGRYMALLLLAAIAAGAWPLWRHGYQPGDVAGQAMPPIIALIWLVGLLAAVIATLLHRQRLVAVILLGIAGLVVGLAFVYLSAPDLALTQILIEMASLLLLLLALGRLPHDAPAEPVARRLRDAGIALLAGGGVTALLYGVLTRPTTSISEYFLGQAYPLGGGRNVVNVIIVDFRGFDTLGEIAVLALAGLIVHAVLRRLRRAPRPQAGLASDRHPLLLTLLSGLLLPLASAVAVFLLLRGHNLPGGGFIAGLVLALALLVQYLARGSAWVDARLHTGFEVWIAAGLLLAGLTGVAAWLFGHPFLTSTTAHPVLPLLGELPLASAMAFDLGVFAVVVGATLLALLSLARRQPRGAG, from the coding sequence ATGACCCTGCTGGCAGCCGCGCTGCTGCCCTGGCTGGGCGCGGCGCTACTGTTCGGGCAGCGCAACGACGCGCGCGACCGCTGCGCCTGGCTGGCCGGGGCGGTGGTGGCGCTGGCCATCGCCGCGCTCGTTGCCAGTGTGCCGGCGGTGGCCGGCGGCGACATCGTGCGCGTCAGCTGGCCATGGTTGCCGACGCTGGGGGTGAACTTCGGCTTCCGGCTGGACGGCCTGGCGCTGATGTTCGCCGGCCTGGTGCTGGGCATCGGCCTGGTGATCGTGCTGTACGCGCGCTATTACCTGGCCGAGGGCGAGCCGATCGCCCGCTTCTACGGCCTGCTGCTGACCTTCATGGGCGCCATGCAGGGCATGGTGCTGGCCGATAACCTGATCCTGCTGGTGGTGTTCTGGGAGCTGACCGGGCTCAGCTCGTTCCTGCTGATCGGCTTCTGGTCGCAGCGCGCGGATGCCCGTCAGGGCGCGCGCATGGCCTTGGCCATCACCGGCGGTGGCGGTCTGGCGCTGCTGGCCGGTGTGGTGCTGATCGGCTCGGCCGTCGGCTCCTACGATCTGGACGCGGTGCTGGCCGCCGGCCCGGCGCTGCACGCGCATCCCTACTACCTGCCGGCGCTGGTGCTGGTGCTGCTGGGCGCCTTCACCAAGTCGGCGCAGTTCCCGTTTCATTTCTGGCTGCCGCAGGCCATGGCCGCGCCGACGCCAGTGTCGGCCTATCTGCACTCGGCGACGCTGGTCAAGGCCGGCGTGTTCCTGCTGGCGCGCCTGTACCCGGCGCTCGGCGGCTCGGATGCCTGGTTCTATCTGGTGAGCGCGGCTGGGGTGGCAACGCTGCTGCTGGGTGCCGTGCTGGCGCTGTTCCAGCATGACATCAAGGGCCTGCTGGCGTACTCCACCATCAGTCACCTGGGCCTGATCACGCTGCTGTTCGGCCTGGACCGGCCGCTGGCGATGGTGGCCGGGGTGTTTCACATCGTCAACCACGCCACCTTCAAGGCCTCGCTGTTCATGGCCGCCGGCATCATCGACCATGAGTCCGGCAGCCGCGACATGCGCCGCCTGCATGGCCTTTATCGCTACATGCCGCATACCGCCACGCTGGCCATGACGGCGGCGGCGGCCATGGCCGGCGTGCCCTTGCTCAACGGCTTCCTGTCCAAGGAAATGTTCTTTGCCGAAACGCTGTTGCTTGGCGAGCGCGGCGCGCTGGCCTGGGCGCTGCCGGCGGTGGCAACGCTGGCCGGATTGTTCAGCGTCGCCTACTCGGTGCGCTTCATCCATGACGTGTTCTTCAATGGCACGGCCGTCGATCTGCCGCGCACGCCGCACGAGCCGCCGCGCTGGATGCGCGTGCCGGTCGAGCTGCTGGTGTTGGTGTGTCTGCTGGTCGGCGTGCTGCCGGGGCTGACCGTGGCGCCCTTGCTCCATCTGGCTGCCGGCGCGGCATACGGCGGTGAGTTGCCGCCCTACAGTCTTGGCGTATGGCACGGCCTGAACTTGCCCTTGCTGATGAGCGTGCTGGCGCTGGTCGGCGGTGTGGCGGTGTATGTAGGCCTGCACCGCTGGGTGGACATGCACACGCTGGAGCTGACCGCCTACAGTGGCAAGGCGGCCTTCGAGCGGCTGCTGGCCTGGCTGCTGGCCGGCGCCGGGCGGGTCACGCGGTGGATAGACGATGGCCGGCTGGGCCGTTACATGGCGCTGTTGCTGCTCGCCGCCATTGCCGCTGGGGCCTGGCCGCTGTGGCGGCATGGCTATCAGCCGGGCGATGTGGCGGGCCAGGCAATGCCGCCGATCATCGCCCTGATCTGGCTGGTGGGTCTGCTGGCGGCGGTGATCGCGACGCTGCTGCACCGCCAGCGACTGGTGGCCGTGATCCTGCTGGGCATCGCCGGGCTGGTGGTGGGGCTGGCCTTCGTGTACCTGTCGGCGCCCGACCTGGCGCTGACGCAGATCCTGATCGAGATGGCGAGCCTGCTCCTGCTGTTGCTGGCGCTGGGCCGTCTGCCGCATGACGCGCCGGCCGAGCCGGTGGCCCGGCGGTTGCGCGACGCCGGCATCGCCCTGCTGGCCGGCGGCGGGGTGACAGCATTGCTGTACGGCGTGCTCACGCGGCCGACGACGTCGATATCCGAGTATTTCCTCGGCCAGGCCTATCCGCTGGGCGGTGGCCGCAATGTCGTGAACGTGATCATCGTCGACTTCCGCGGCTTCGACACGCTCGGCGAGATCGCCGTGCTGGCACTGGCCGGGCTGATCGTCCACGCCGTATTGCGCCGTCTGCGCCGGGCGCCGCGGCCGCAGGCCGGGCTGGCAAGCGACCGTCATCCGCTGCTGCTGACGCTGCTGTCGGGCCTGCTGCTGCCGCTGGCGAGCGCAGTGGCGGTATTCCTGCTGCTGCGTGGACACAACCTGCCCGGCGGTGGCTTCATCGCCGGCCTGGTGCTGGCGCTGGCGCTGCTGGTGCAGTACCTGGCGCGCGGCAGCGCCTGGGTCGACGCCCGGCTGCATACCGGGTTTGAGGTGTGGATCGCCGCTGGCCTGCTGCTGGCCGGACTGACCGGTGTCGCCGCCTGGCTGTTCGGACACCCGTTCCTGACCAGCACCACGGCTCATCCGGTGCTGCCGCTGCTGGGCGAACTGCCGCTGGCCAGCGCCATGGCCTTCGATCTGGGTGTGTTTGCCGTGGTGGTGGGCGCCACGCTGCTGGCGCTGCTCAGTCTGGCGCGCCGGCAACCGCGGGGTGCAGGTTGA
- a CDS encoding Na+/H+ antiporter subunit C: MELMIALGVGLFAACGVYLVLRARSFDLILGLTLLSYAVNLFIFATGRLAVNRPPVLAPDTATTLAQYADPLPQALVLTAIVISFGMTALLVAIALAARRAGDDDHVDAGRQEPQ, from the coding sequence CTGGAGCTGATGATCGCACTGGGCGTTGGCCTGTTCGCCGCCTGCGGGGTGTACCTGGTGCTGCGCGCGCGCAGTTTCGACCTGATCCTGGGGCTCACGCTGCTGTCGTACGCGGTGAACCTGTTCATCTTCGCGACCGGACGATTGGCGGTGAACAGACCTCCCGTCCTGGCGCCGGATACCGCGACCACGCTCGCACAGTACGCCGACCCGCTGCCGCAGGCGCTGGTGCTGACCGCCATCGTGATCAGTTTCGGCATGACGGCGCTGCTGGTGGCGATTGCCTTGGCTGCCCGACGCGCCGGCGACGATGACCACGTCGATGCCGGGCGGCAGGAACCGCAATGA
- a CDS encoding monovalent cation/H+ antiporter subunit D, whose product MSHWPIIPILLPLFAAVLLLVLERWRPAWQLPVNLLATAALLVICVGLLGRAADGGVTAYLLGNWQAPFGIVLAVDRLAALVLTLTAVLALASLLAAAPHWHRRGAHFHPLFQMQVMGLNGAFLTADLFNLFVFFEVLLIASYGLLLHGGGRRRLHASLHFVTLNLVGSALFLLGVSLLYGVTGTLNMADLAVKVAQAPDADLVLLHAAGLLLLVVFGLKAAVLPLGLWLPTTYSAASAPVAALFAIMTKVGVYAIVRVFTLIFVGERLAVAAPLLLPLGLATLALASLGALSAGSLPRLAGYLTMASAGTLLAAVGMTGDRALVAALYYLPQTTLAVAALFLLAELIARQRGDLAGALVGGPALRQPALLGGMFLLAAATLAGLPPFSGFVGKLLILRGALGQVGGFALWAVLLLSGFALLIAFSRAGSRLFWKVSPAQEGPRHGVLAMVPVFGLLAAGVLLAVLAAPVLRFTDAAAQQLLAPTGYIDAVLGARPVLRGGVTP is encoded by the coding sequence ATGAGCCACTGGCCGATCATCCCGATCCTGTTGCCATTGTTCGCGGCTGTGCTGCTGCTGGTGTTGGAACGCTGGCGTCCGGCCTGGCAGTTGCCGGTCAATCTGCTGGCGACCGCTGCGCTGCTGGTGATCTGCGTCGGCCTGCTGGGGCGCGCGGCCGATGGCGGGGTGACGGCCTACCTGCTAGGCAACTGGCAGGCGCCGTTTGGCATCGTGCTGGCGGTGGACCGTCTGGCGGCGCTGGTGCTGACGCTGACGGCAGTGCTGGCGCTGGCCAGCCTGCTGGCGGCGGCGCCGCACTGGCACCGGCGTGGCGCGCATTTTCATCCGCTGTTCCAGATGCAGGTAATGGGCCTGAACGGCGCCTTCCTGACCGCCGACCTGTTCAACCTGTTCGTGTTCTTCGAAGTGCTGCTGATTGCCTCCTATGGGCTGCTGCTGCACGGGGGTGGCCGGCGACGGCTGCATGCCAGCCTGCATTTCGTGACACTGAACCTGGTCGGTTCGGCGCTGTTCCTGCTTGGCGTCAGCCTGCTGTATGGCGTGACCGGAACGCTGAACATGGCCGATCTGGCCGTCAAGGTGGCGCAGGCGCCGGACGCCGATCTTGTCCTGCTGCACGCCGCCGGCCTGCTGCTGCTGGTGGTGTTCGGACTGAAGGCCGCCGTGCTGCCGCTGGGGCTGTGGCTGCCGACTACCTACAGCGCGGCCAGCGCGCCGGTGGCGGCGCTGTTCGCGATCATGACCAAGGTCGGCGTGTATGCCATCGTGCGTGTGTTCACGCTGATTTTCGTCGGCGAGCGCCTGGCCGTGGCCGCGCCGCTGTTGCTGCCGCTGGGCTTGGCGACCCTGGCGCTGGCAAGCCTGGGCGCGCTCAGTGCCGGCAGCCTGCCGCGCCTGGCCGGTTACCTCACGATGGCATCGGCGGGCACCTTGCTGGCCGCGGTCGGCATGACTGGCGACAGGGCTCTGGTGGCGGCGCTCTATTACCTGCCGCAGACCACGCTGGCGGTGGCGGCGCTGTTTCTGCTGGCGGAGCTGATCGCCCGCCAGCGCGGCGATCTGGCCGGTGCGCTGGTCGGCGGTCCGGCGCTGCGTCAGCCGGCCCTGCTGGGCGGGATGTTCCTGCTGGCCGCCGCCACCCTGGCCGGTCTGCCGCCGTTTTCGGGCTTCGTCGGCAAGCTGCTGATCCTGCGCGGCGCGCTCGGCCAGGTCGGCGGTTTTGCGCTGTGGGCCGTACTGCTGCTGTCCGGCTTCGCGTTGCTGATCGCCTTCAGCCGGGCCGGCAGCCGCCTGTTCTGGAAGGTTTCGCCGGCGCAGGAGGGGCCGCGGCATGGCGTGCTGGCAATGGTCCCGGTGTTTGGCCTGCTGGCCGCTGGCGTGCTGTTGGCAGTGCTGGCGGCGCCGGTGCTGCGCTTCACCGACGCCGCCGCGCAGCAGTTGCTGGCGCCGACGGGTTATATCGACGCGGTGCTGGGCGCCCGCCCGGTGTTGCGCGGGGGCGTGACGCCATGA
- a CDS encoding Na+/H+ antiporter subunit E — MRRLLPSPPLSAALLLIWLLLNDTLAPGQALLGALLALALPLLTDRLRPERARLRRPLRAARLLMVVLVDIVLANIEVARRILGPESVLRPRFVWLPLDIRDPHGIAALAGIITLTPGTVSSDLSADRRYLLVHAFNCDDPAALAASIKQRYERPLMEIFT; from the coding sequence ATGAGGCGTCTGCTGCCCTCGCCGCCGCTCAGCGCCGCGCTGCTGCTGATCTGGTTGCTGCTGAACGACACGCTGGCACCCGGCCAGGCGCTGCTGGGCGCGCTGCTGGCGCTGGCGCTGCCGCTGCTGACCGACCGCCTGCGCCCCGAGCGGGCCCGCCTGCGCCGCCCGCTGCGGGCGGCGCGATTGCTGATGGTGGTGCTGGTGGACATCGTGCTGGCCAACATCGAGGTGGCCCGCCGCATCCTTGGGCCGGAGTCGGTATTGCGACCCCGCTTCGTGTGGTTGCCGCTCGACATCCGCGACCCCCATGGCATTGCCGCCCTGGCCGGCATCATTACCCTGACGCCGGGCACCGTGTCCTCGGACCTGAGCGCCGACCGGCGGTATCTGCTGGTGCATGCCTTCAACTGCGACGATCCCGCGGCGCTGGCGGCGAGCATCAAACAGCGCTATGAACGCCCACTGATGGAGATTTTCACGTGA
- a CDS encoding K+/H+ antiporter subunit F, giving the protein MLALAMGLNLWRAVRGPALPDRILALDTLYINALAMLVLLGIHLGTDVYFEVALVIAVLGFVGTVALSRYVLRRDIIE; this is encoded by the coding sequence ATGCTGGCGCTGGCCATGGGGCTGAACCTGTGGCGTGCCGTGCGTGGCCCGGCCCTGCCGGACCGCATCCTGGCGCTGGACACGCTCTACATCAACGCGCTGGCGATGCTGGTGCTGCTGGGCATTCATCTGGGCACCGACGTGTATTTCGAGGTGGCACTGGTGATCGCGGTGCTGGGTTTCGTCGGCACGGTGGCGCTGTCGCGCTACGTGCTGCGTCGGGACATCATCGAATGA
- a CDS encoding Na+/H+ antiporter subunit G → MSLLADYLIAGLLLVGGGFALIGSFGLAKLSDFYKRVHGPTKATTLGVGSILIASSLHLSLRGPTLSLHELLIMLFLFISAPVSAHLLVKAALHLDPRTKPPLPPAE, encoded by the coding sequence ATGAGTCTGCTGGCCGATTACCTCATCGCCGGTCTGTTGCTGGTCGGCGGCGGCTTCGCGCTGATCGGCTCGTTTGGCCTGGCCAAGCTGTCGGATTTCTACAAACGCGTGCACGGCCCGACCAAGGCCACCACGCTGGGCGTGGGCAGCATATTGATCGCCTCGAGCCTGCACCTGAGCCTGCGCGGGCCGACGCTGAGCCTGCACGAGCTGTTGATCATGCTGTTTCTGTTCATCAGCGCGCCGGTCAGCGCGCACCTGTTGGTGAAGGCGGCCTTGCACCTGGATCCGCGGACGAAGCCGCCGCTGCCGCCCGCCGAATGA
- a CDS encoding HAD-IC family P-type ATPase, producing the protein MTQPDSSAAADPPAWHARHCAEALQALSSSAGSGLGRHEAARRLEQYGRNSLPEPRQRGPWLRFVLQFHNPLLYVLLVAGAVTFALDDHVDAAVITGVVLINAVIGFVQEGRAHKALEAVRAMLASRAMVLRDGERHEIDAALLVPGDIVLLESGARVPADLRLLRVRNLRVNEAALTGESVPVEKGTEPVAGAAPIGDRSCMAHAGTVVSVGQAHGVVVATGQQTQMGHIGRLVGEVQTLATPLTRRLDQFARQITLFILTVGLVTFLYGHFVRGMPALDVFLAVVALAVAAIPEGLPAIVTIVLAIGTRVMARNNAIVRRLPAVETLGSVTVICSDKTGTLTRNEMTAVQVMLPTHTLQVTGAGYAPEGGFHGHGVSVDAAQDGLLQGLSRCALLCNDARLGHDATGGWQLVGDPTEGALLTLACKAGLDPLEEAATWPRVDAIPFESEHRFMATLHHEHAGRACVLLKGAPERVLDLCGQDASGQPLDRAAWAARMEDAAGAGQRVLALASCDMPAGTTALAMTDISRRFTLLGLVGLIDPPREEAIVAVADCQRAGVRVKMITGDHAVTAAAIGRQLGLHADRAVTGDAVSGLDDAALQRVVLENDVFARASPEHKLRLVAALQAQGELVAMTGDGVNDAPALKAANIGVAMGQKGTDAAREAADLVLTDDNFATIARAVREGRVVFDNIKKSLLFMLPTNGGEAGVILLALFAGLALPVTAGQILWVNTVTAVTLALALAFEPAEPGVMRRPPRRPSEPLITRVLAARIAYVSLLMIAVTFAVFEWELARGSSVQMARTAAVNMLVFGELVYLFNVRRFTASALTRDVLTGNPVALWMAVLLVVFQLLFTYAPPMQQLFGTAALDMLSWSMILALGLGKFLAVEAEKAVLRRLQVRSV; encoded by the coding sequence ATGACACAACCCGATTCGTCAGCCGCCGCCGACCCGCCCGCCTGGCACGCTAGGCACTGCGCCGAGGCCTTGCAGGCGCTGTCCAGCAGCGCCGGCAGCGGCCTCGGCCGGCACGAGGCGGCCCGGCGTCTCGAGCAATACGGTCGCAACAGCCTGCCGGAGCCCAGGCAACGCGGGCCGTGGCTGCGCTTCGTGCTGCAGTTTCACAACCCCCTGTTGTACGTGCTGCTGGTGGCCGGTGCCGTCACTTTCGCGCTCGACGACCATGTGGACGCGGCGGTAATTACCGGCGTGGTACTCATCAATGCCGTCATCGGCTTCGTGCAGGAAGGCCGGGCGCACAAGGCGCTGGAGGCGGTGCGCGCCATGCTGGCCAGTCGCGCCATGGTGTTGCGCGACGGCGAGCGCCACGAGATCGACGCCGCCCTGCTGGTGCCGGGCGACATCGTGCTGCTGGAATCCGGCGCCCGGGTGCCGGCCGACCTGCGGCTTTTGCGGGTCAGGAACCTGCGCGTCAACGAAGCGGCTCTTACCGGCGAGTCGGTACCGGTGGAGAAGGGCACGGAACCGGTGGCCGGCGCCGCGCCCATCGGCGATCGCTCCTGCATGGCCCATGCCGGCACCGTGGTCAGCGTCGGCCAGGCGCACGGCGTGGTGGTCGCCACCGGCCAGCAGACGCAGATGGGCCACATCGGCAGGCTGGTGGGCGAGGTGCAGACGCTGGCCACGCCGCTGACCCGGCGCCTCGATCAGTTCGCCCGCCAGATCACGCTGTTCATCCTGACGGTGGGGCTGGTGACGTTTCTGTATGGGCATTTCGTTCGCGGCATGCCGGCGCTGGACGTTTTCCTGGCCGTGGTGGCATTGGCGGTGGCGGCCATTCCGGAGGGTCTGCCGGCCATCGTCACCATCGTGCTGGCCATCGGTACGCGCGTCATGGCGCGCAACAATGCCATCGTCCGACGCCTGCCGGCGGTCGAGACGCTGGGCTCGGTCACGGTCATCTGTTCCGATAAAACCGGCACGCTGACCCGCAACGAGATGACCGCCGTGCAGGTCATGCTGCCCACGCACACGCTGCAAGTGACCGGCGCCGGTTATGCGCCCGAGGGCGGCTTTCATGGACATGGCGTGAGCGTGGACGCCGCGCAGGACGGGCTGCTGCAAGGGCTGTCCCGCTGCGCCCTGCTGTGCAACGACGCCCGGCTCGGCCACGATGCGACCGGCGGCTGGCAGCTGGTGGGCGATCCCACCGAAGGGGCTTTGCTCACGCTTGCCTGCAAGGCCGGGCTGGATCCGCTCGAAGAAGCCGCGACCTGGCCGCGGGTCGACGCGATTCCGTTCGAGTCGGAACACCGTTTCATGGCCACGCTGCATCACGAACACGCTGGCCGCGCCTGCGTGCTGCTCAAGGGCGCGCCGGAGCGTGTGCTGGACCTGTGCGGACAGGATGCCAGCGGCCAGCCGCTCGATCGGGCTGCCTGGGCGGCGCGCATGGAAGACGCCGCCGGTGCGGGACAGCGCGTGCTGGCGCTGGCGTCCTGCGATATGCCGGCCGGCACGACGGCGCTTGCCATGACCGACATCAGCCGGCGTTTCACCCTGCTGGGGCTGGTCGGTCTGATCGATCCGCCGCGCGAGGAAGCCATCGTGGCCGTGGCCGACTGCCAGCGCGCCGGGGTGCGGGTCAAGATGATCACCGGCGACCACGCCGTCACGGCGGCGGCCATCGGCCGGCAACTGGGACTGCACGCCGATCGTGCAGTCACGGGCGATGCCGTGTCTGGGCTGGACGATGCGGCACTGCAGCGTGTGGTCCTCGAAAACGATGTGTTCGCCCGCGCCAGCCCGGAGCACAAGCTGCGCCTGGTGGCTGCCCTGCAGGCCCAGGGCGAACTGGTGGCCATGACCGGCGATGGCGTCAACGACGCCCCGGCACTCAAGGCCGCCAATATCGGTGTGGCCATGGGGCAAAAGGGCACCGATGCCGCCCGCGAAGCCGCCGACCTGGTGCTCACCGACGACAATTTCGCCACCATCGCCCGCGCCGTGCGCGAGGGCCGCGTGGTGTTCGACAACATCAAGAAATCGCTGCTGTTCATGCTGCCCACCAACGGCGGCGAGGCGGGCGTGATCCTGCTGGCGTTGTTCGCCGGGTTGGCGTTGCCGGTCACTGCCGGCCAGATTCTGTGGGTGAACACGGTCACGGCGGTGACCTTGGCTCTGGCGCTGGCCTTCGAGCCGGCCGAGCCGGGCGTGATGCGCCGACCGCCGCGCCGGCCCTCGGAGCCCTTGATCACGCGCGTGCTGGCCGCACGCATCGCCTACGTGAGCCTGCTGATGATCGCCGTCACCTTCGCCGTGTTCGAGTGGGAACTGGCGCGCGGCAGCAGCGTTCAGATGGCGCGCACAGCGGCCGTGAACATGCTGGTTTTTGGCGAGCTGGTGTACCTGTTCAATGTGCGCCGCTTCACGGCCAGCGCCCTGACCCGGGACGTCCTCACCGGCAACCCGGTGGCCCTGTGGATGGCCGTGCTGTTGGTCGTTTTCCAGCTCCTGTTTACCTATGCCCCGCCGATGCAGCAACTGTTCGGCACCGCCGCGCTGGATATGCTTTCCTGGTCGATGATTCTTGCCCTGGGGCTGGGCAAGTTCCTGGCGGTGGAAGCGGAGAAGGCCGTGCTGCGGCGCTTGCAGGTCCGGAGCGTGTGA
- the radA gene encoding DNA repair protein RadA, whose protein sequence is MARDRSLYRCAECGASFAQWAGQCTACQAWNSLVEQTAAPAVRGGARQPATGWSGERSVVRLREARAGAPARLATGSSELDRVLGGGLVPGSVVLLGGDPGIGKSTLLLQTLARLADSVPVLYASGEESAGQIAARAQRLQLGDADLPLLIDARLEAILDAAADCQVLVVDSIQTLFAESVASAAGSVSQVRECAARLTRMAKTHGISVLIAGHVTKDGALAGPRVLEHIVDTVLYFEGDSTSPYRIVRAFKNRFGSVNELGVFAMTETGLREVSNPSAIFLTRHPRPVAGSVVMATLEGTRPLLLEVQALVESSPLGTPRRLTLGMDGSRLAMLLAVLHRHAGVALFDQDVYVNLVGGIKVTETATDLPVLLAALSSLRNRPLPADLLSFGEVGLAGEVRPVRGGQERLGEAAKLGFKRAVVGKLNAPRKAIPGLEVLALEHLGEIGDVFAQLVD, encoded by the coding sequence ATGGCGCGCGACCGCAGCCTGTACCGCTGCGCCGAGTGTGGCGCGAGCTTCGCCCAGTGGGCCGGGCAGTGCACCGCCTGCCAGGCTTGGAACAGCCTCGTCGAGCAGACCGCCGCGCCGGCCGTGCGCGGCGGCGCCAGACAGCCGGCCACCGGCTGGAGCGGCGAGCGCAGCGTGGTGCGCCTGCGCGAGGCGCGGGCCGGCGCACCGGCCCGCCTGGCCACCGGCTCATCGGAACTCGACCGCGTACTCGGCGGCGGCCTGGTGCCCGGATCGGTGGTGCTGCTGGGCGGCGATCCTGGCATCGGCAAGTCCACCCTGCTGCTGCAAACGCTGGCGCGCCTGGCCGATTCAGTGCCGGTCCTGTACGCCAGCGGCGAGGAATCCGCGGGCCAGATCGCCGCCCGCGCGCAGCGCCTGCAACTGGGCGACGCCGACCTGCCGCTGCTGATCGACGCACGGCTGGAAGCGATCCTGGACGCCGCCGCCGACTGCCAGGTACTGGTGGTGGACTCCATCCAGACCCTGTTTGCCGAATCGGTCGCCTCGGCCGCCGGCTCCGTGTCACAGGTGCGCGAGTGCGCCGCCCGCCTGACGCGCATGGCCAAGACGCACGGCATCAGCGTGCTGATCGCCGGCCACGTCACCAAGGACGGCGCCCTGGCCGGCCCGCGCGTGCTGGAGCACATCGTCGACACCGTGTTGTACTTCGAGGGCGACAGCACCAGTCCGTATCGCATCGTGCGCGCCTTCAAGAACCGCTTCGGCTCGGTCAACGAACTAGGCGTGTTCGCGATGACCGAAACCGGCCTGCGGGAAGTCAGCAACCCGTCGGCCATCTTCCTGACTCGCCACCCGCGCCCGGTGGCCGGCAGCGTGGTGATGGCGACGCTCGAAGGCACCCGCCCGCTGCTGCTGGAAGTGCAGGCGCTGGTCGAATCGAGCCCGCTGGGCACCCCGCGGCGGCTCACGCTGGGCATGGACGGCAGCCGTCTGGCCATGCTGCTGGCGGTGCTGCACCGCCACGCCGGCGTGGCGCTGTTCGACCAGGACGTGTACGTGAACCTGGTCGGCGGCATCAAGGTGACCGAAACCGCCACCGACCTGCCGGTGCTGCTGGCGGCGCTGTCGAGCCTGCGCAACCGGCCGCTGCCGGCGGACCTGCTCAGCTTCGGCGAAGTCGGCCTGGCCGGCGAAGTGCGCCCCGTGCGCGGCGGCCAGGAGCGCCTGGGTGAAGCCGCCAAACTGGGCTTCAAGCGCGCCGTGGTCGGCAAGCTGAACGCTCCGCGCAAGGCCATCCCGGGCCTCGAAGTGCTGGCCCTGGAGCACCTGGGCGAGATCGGGGACGTGTTCGCGCAGCTGGTGGATTAG